One Esox lucius isolate fEsoLuc1 chromosome 1, fEsoLuc1.pri, whole genome shotgun sequence genomic region harbors:
- the LOC109615937 gene encoding sister chromatid cohesion protein PDS5 homolog B-like, producing MVKFLLERIAPVHIDTESISALVKQVNKSIQGTADDDEEGVPTEEAIRADLELLKVLSFTHPVSFHSAETFDSRLGCLKMEDEKTAESALLILKEDYIHIDKVNIVKKDECYQVRQAFAQKLHRGLCCLRLPLEYLAVFALCAKEPMKERRAHARQCLVKNNLRQEYLKQHAAVSDKLFSLLPEYVVPYAIHLLVHDPDYVKVQDIEQQKDIKEQVKNQI from the exons ATGGTCAAGTTCCTGCTGGAGAGGATTGCTCCTGTTCACATAGACACAGAGTCTAtaag TGCCCTGGTTAAGCAAGTCAACAAATCTATTCAGGGGACAGCcgatgatgatgaggaaggtGTCCCAACTGAAGAAGCCATCAGGGCTGACCTTGAGCTGCttaag GTGCTGTCATTTACTCACCCGGTGTCATTCCACTCTGCTGAGACATTTGATTCTCGGTTGGGCTGTCTCAAGATGGAGGATGAGAAGACAGCCGAGTCCGCACTGCTGATTTTAAAAGAGGACTACATACACATAGATAAAGTTAACATTGTCAAAAAG GACGAGTGTTACCAGGTGCGCCAGGCCTTCGCCCAGAAACTCCACCGGGGTCTGTGTTGTCTGCGTCTGCCCTTGGAGTACCTGGCTGTGTTTGCTCTCTGCGCCAAGGAGCCCATGAAGGAGCGGCGGGCACATGCCCGCCAGTGTCTGGTCAAAAACAATCTCAGGCAGGAGTATCTGAAACAGCATGCTGCCGTTagtg ATAAACTGTTCTCTTTGCTGCCTGAATATGTGGTGCCATACGCCATCCATCTTCTAGTACATGACCCAGATTACGTCAAGGTGCAGGACATTGAGCAGCAGAAAGACATCAAGGA gcaagttaagaaccaaatctaa